Proteins found in one Coffea eugenioides isolate CCC68of chromosome 5, Ceug_1.0, whole genome shotgun sequence genomic segment:
- the LOC113771312 gene encoding uncharacterized protein LOC113771312, with protein sequence MVPPPTYPYGMPAWYNPQAVCAYHSGAPGHSTVDCKALKHRIQDMIEAREIVIRKKEAQGTNINRNPLPEHANTIGVILDDAEYEEQVQKLAREAEVFGVTDQPFIMEVPFEEDKRPFILDLTLAESKALEPVVIEFPEQEPVLSLQRVPWNYDEPVIQIGEKSIAKEEVSVVTRSGRIASPFGATVPIQVNNPELPAKPTVTEKEALDFLKRLQRSEYIVVEKLSKSPAQISMLDLLFSSDMHRDALLEMLTKAQIPKDISVANFSHVVGSVLFTKQITFSDDELPAKGIGHNKALYIAVSCNGKILPKVLIDNGSALNICPWSTLEKLGLQDIKLRPSGTIVRGFDGARREPIGEVDLVIEMGPAQFQIACQVMHFPSVYNVLVGRPWIHKSGAVPSSLHQLLKFIVNDKLITIFAEEDCLVIADSGSKEDGSRSAIVTPHSTADIVSVSWITKEERALSKASVMMAKEMIRGGYEFDKGLGRDLQGILKPVKIVEKKDSFGLGFRPTARDIKEMKECKRAEKEGRPRALDIPPLHYTFPRPTEVITSEINPVDGIETSLAQLFVGATFEDSFPAEAEFPDVPEGSISNWTAEFLPIRKEFR encoded by the coding sequence atggtaccccctcctacctatCCATATGGCATGCCCGCTTGGTATAACCCAcaagctgtctgtgcttatcattcaggggcaCCCGGACATTCGACTGTTGATTGCAAGGCTCTTAAGCATAgaattcaagatatgattgaagcCAGAGAGATTGTAATTAGGAAAAAGGAGGCACAAGGGACGAATATAAATAGGAACCCCTTGCCTGAACACGCTAATACCATTGGGGTCATTCTGGACGACGCAGAGTATGAGGAGCAAGTCCAGAAATTGGCAAGGGAAGCTGAGgtgtttggggtcacagaccaaccATTTATAATGGAGGTGCCATTTGAGGAGGATAAAAGaccttttattttggatctcaCTCTAGCTGAGAGCAAGGCTTTGGAGCCAGTGGTCATCGAATTCCCAGAGCAGGAGCCTGTTTTGAGTTTGCAGCGAGTGCCGTGGAACTACGATGAACCTGTCATACAAATTGGAGAAAAGTCAATTGCCAAAGAAGAGGTGTCAGTGGTCACCAGATCTGGGAGGATTGCAAGTCCGTTTGGAGCTACCGTTCCGATTCAAGTAAATAACCCCGAGCTGCCTGCTAAACCAACAGTTACTGAGAAGGAAgccttggattttcttaaaaggctccaAAGAAGTGAATATATTGTAGTCGAGAAGCTAAGCAAGTCGCCCGCCCAAATATCCATGTTGGATCTGCTCTTTTCTTCGGATATGCATAGGGATGCGTTGCTCGAAATGCTGAccaaagctcaaatccctaaggACATTTCGGTTGCTAATTTCTCACATGTGGTTGGGAGTGtgttatttacaaaacaaattacTTTCTCTGATGATGAATTACCGGCAaaaggcattggacataacaaggctCTGTACATAGCTGTGAGTTGCAACGGGAAAATTTTGCCAAAGGTGTTGATTGACAATGGATCTGCGCTTAATATCTGCCCTTGGAGTACCTTGGAAAAGCTAGGGTTGCAAGATATCAAGCTGAGGCCCTCAGGGACCATAGTtagaggttttgatggagcacgAAGGGAACCTATAGGAGAAGTGGATTTAGTCATCGAGATGGGGCCCGCACAGTTTCAGATAGCTTGCCAAGTCATGCATTTTCCTAGTGTTTATAATGTTTTGGTTGGAAGGCCGTGGATTCATAAGTCCGGAGCTGTGCCTTCTTCATTGCATCAATTGTTGAAATTCATAGTAAATGACAAATTGATAACTATCTTTGCCGAGGAGGATTGCCTCGTGATTGCTGATTCTGGGTCCAAAGAAGATGGTAGCCGAAGCGCCATAGTAACCCCTCATAGCACAGCTGATATCGTCTCCGTAAGTTGGATAACAAAAGAGGAACGAGCTTTGTCAaaggccagtgtcatgatggctaaggaaatgatcCGCGGAGGATATGAGTTTGATAAAGGGCTGGGACGTGATCTGCAAGGAATTCTGAAGCCAGTGAAAATTGTGGAGAAAAAGGATTCATtcggtttgggtttccgaccaacCGCTAGAGACatcaaagaaatgaaggaatGCAAGAGAGCAGAGAAAGAAGGCAGGCCAAGGGCCCTTGATATTCCACCACTGCATTATACTTTTCCACGACCGACCGAGGTGATCACATCAGAGATTAACCCAGTTGACGGAATCGAAActagtttggcccaattgttcgttggggcgACATTTGAAGACAGTTTCCCAGCTGAGGCCGAGTTTCCCGACGTCCCTGAAGGATCCATttccaattggacagccgagttTCTGCCCAttcggaaggagtttcggtaa
- the LOC113771311 gene encoding uncharacterized protein LOC113771311 has product MEAEAMALLEGMQTSSSFQLLQVKMDSQVLLNMVNGGGRVPWRLWGTVSRIKSLALGHQIAFTHVYREANSVADALTTLASSTRVHQSFTHSTLPDHIRRLACLDRVQMPYVRLA; this is encoded by the coding sequence ATGGAGGCAGAAGCAATGGCGTTACTAGAGGGTATGCAAACCTCATCAAGTTTTCAACTCCTACAAGTCAAAATGGACTCCCAGGTGTTGCTGAATATGGTGAATGGCGGGGGTAGGGTGCCTTGGAGGTTATGGGGAACGGTCTCTCGTATCAAATCTCTAGCGCTGGGTCATCAGATCGCCTTCACTCACGTCTACAGAGAAGCGAATTCAGTTGCAGATGCCCTGACAACTCTGGCAAGTTCCACGCGTGTCCATCAAAGTTTCACTCACTCCACACTTCCGGACCACATACGGCGGTTAGCCTGCCTAGATAGGGTTCAGATGCCTTATGTGCGTTTGGCTTAG